From the genome of Methanobrevibacter thaueri:
TGGGAATTTGATTACAATTTACAAATAGGAGTAGACGAATATAAAGGAATAATCGTATCATCATCACTCACACAAAATCCAACAGACGTATTCGAACTAATACCTCAAATAGAACAAATAAAAGAAATATTTGGTGCTTTAGCACCAAATACACAAATTTCAGCCGACAATGGCTACTCAACAAACGAAAACATAGACTATCTAGTAGAAAACCACCTAGATGGCTACATATCCACACGAAAACTCTCAAGAAAACTCAAAAAAATCAATAAAAAAGATAAACCATTTGGAAAAGACAAATTCATCTTCGATCATGAAAAAAACACATATATCTGCCCAATGGGTCAGATACTTGAAAACCAAAAAAGTTACAAAAACAACTCACGAATAGCATACTGGACAAACAACTGCAAAACATGCCCAAAACACCAAGAATGCTGTGGAAAAAGATACAATAGAATCATAACCGATTATGGAAATCCAAATAAAATAAAAATGCTCAGAAAAATGGAAACAGATTGGGCTCAAGAAATCTACAAAAAACGATCAAAAACAGCAGAATGGCCATTTGGAAATATAAAACAAAATCTAAAAGTAACAGAATTCAACACAACTGGACTAAAAAGAACACAAACAGAAGCAAAATTACTCGCAATATCACACAATTTAAAACGAATATACAACGAAACAATACAAAACGAACTCATACACCAAAACAACAAACAAAATACCTGAAAATAATAAAAATTAATGCAAAAAAATTTTTAAAAAATAATTAATTTTGAGTCGCCCTCAAAAAAGAAAAAAAGAGGAAAAAATTTTATTATTTGCCTTCTTTTTCTATCCATAATAACATTGCTTCCTCGATTGCTTTTGAGTACCATCCAGTCTTGAATAACATCTTACTGGAGGCCAATCTGCGAAAATTCAAGTCAATGTCATTATTGATGCTAATTGTAACACGTCTGTTTCTAGTCATACAAATAAATTGCATATACTACTTTATAAATCTAATGGCTTTCTCTAAAGTCATTTTGACGTGAAAACATTAAGATTGTCCTGTTAAGGAAAAAATAATAATTACTGGGAAACATTATGAAAAAAGTTATGCCCCATATAAAAACTCGAAATGCTTTATGCCGTCTTCCAGGTATTCGTCGGAAACCTTCCTAAAGCCCAGGCCAATGTAAAAATCAGTCAGATAGGCCTGGCCGGAAAGCCTGATTCTATCCTTGCCCAAATCACTCGTGATGAATTCGATAGCCTTTTCCATCATCATTTTCGACAATCCCCTGCCACGATATGGCTTTTTGACAATCAATCTGCCTATTGCCATTTCATCAAATGAGACATTTTCCGGAATAATCCTTAAAACGGCAATGATTTCATCATTATCCTTTAAAAAAAGATGGTAAGAGACCTGGTCCTTGTCATCCAAGTCCTGATATACACAATCCTGCTCAACAACAAAGACTTCCAGTCTTAATTTGATTATCCCATACAGCTCATCAAGAGACAATTCATTGAATTTCTTCAAAAAGCAATCCATTTTTACACCATTCAGTCCAACGGAAGATGCTTGAACCTTACCTTATCCTTCAATTTCTTTAAGTCATCGGATATCAGGAATATCTTTTCACCGTCAATGAATGTCTTATAACTCCAGCCGTCACCGTATTGGGATATCACATATTCTCCCCCAATGGAATTGTCCTCAGGGATTTCATCCTCTTCGATTTCAATATTCTCTTCGATTTCAATATCTTCTGAAACCTGGTTTTTGTTGATTCTCTTAATTGATTGGTAAAACCCTTTAAATACTGGATTTCCCAATTGTCCCTGAAAATACCATGTTAGAACATCACTGTAATTCATTCCAATGCGTGAAGCTGACTTATACAATGAGTTTTCATTCCTATATTCATTTAGAAATAGCTGGGAATGTTTCTTCAAGCACCCATAAGAATAGTTTCCATACTTCAATTGCTCATGCATCAATCTTGATTTCAGGGAAATGTTGCGTTTCAGTAGGCTGTCCAGCATATCATTGTGATTCATCAACATTATTTTTGAAACTAAAAGCATATAAATCTTTAAGAATTAATTCAACAAAAAAACCCTCCAAAATTATCCGATTATTTTGGAAACATTTAAATATAAAAAAAACATATATAATAATCGATGTGAAATTAAGTTCATATCTAAAATTTGGACATCAGTCAACCATTTTATAATCTCCAAAATGATTCAAAATGTTCAAAGCGGAAGTAGAATACAGGCTGCTTCCACTACTCCCCCTTTTTTTAAAAAATCAAACATCATCAAGAATGCTTTCATCCGCTCCGGCAATTTCAACCAAGTATTCGGCCTCGACAATGTGGAGCTTGGACGGTATTATGATACAGTGAAGAGGGCCTCCGAAATCAAAATCAATCAGCTCGGATATCCTGCCCGCACGGACAACGACATCATTGGATCCGACACGGGCTATTCCCATTGCCAATGTGTCCTCAGTGATTAAACCCTCACGGTCCAAGTCATTTTTAATGTTCATCAGATATTCCAAACCCTGATTGACAGTCATGTAACGGTCCTTGTGGGCCTGAATATCAAGCAAAACCAAAGTGTGCAAATCCATCTTAAGATTTTCCTCAATGGCTTCATAAGGTGATTTAGGATAGAAATTATAGTCTGGGAAAGGAATGGTTGTGACTTTACCGAACTTGTAGCCCTGCAATCCTGAAATGGCAGGTGCTGAAGACAAGATTGATGACCCGTGAATAACCTCATAATCAATTCCCTTTTTAGAGCATTGAACTAAAAAATCGCTATGGGTGGTTGCAATCAACGGATCTCCACCTGTGACCAATGCCACATCGCTTGTCTTGGCCTCCTCAATGAATTTATGCTCCTCTTCAACTTCTCCTCTGACCAAGACCTCAATTTCCTGACCGACCAGCTCCTCAATAGCTTCAAAGCTTGAACCGAACAGGCGTGATGTGAAAAACTCAGCATAAATCTTATCAACATTTTTTAAACATTCCAAACCCTTAAGGGATATGTCCTTCTCATCAAATAATCCTAAACCAACTAAATAAAACATAATACTATTTATAATAATTTAAGCATAAATAACTTTATGAAATGTGTGAAAGTTCCATTAAGACAATTAAATGATACCCGTATAAAATTAATGGAAAATGGGCTAATGAATATGGAATATAGGATTAAAGCAAGCGACGAATGGGGATATATTCCAATCAATGAAGACATCGACGATTATGAGATTGTGGACATTGAATTAGAGCCTATGAAAAAAGTTCCACACAATTTTTCTGAACTTCTCAAGGACGAATTGAGCGAGAAGGAGATTGACGGCCTGAGAACATCCTTTGACACCATTGGGGATGTTGTTATTTTAGAGATACCTGAAGATTTGCAGGACAAAAAACTTAAAATTGGCGAAGCTGCGCTTAAATTTACAAAAAGAAAAGCCATCTACATGAAAAAAAGCGCAGTCAAGGGCACAACACGTGTGAGGGAACTTGAATTCCTCGCAGGAGTTGACGATTCCGTGACAATCCATAAGGAACACGGAGCACGCTTGAAGCTTGACGTGCGCAAGGTCTATTTTTCACCTAGATTGGCGACCGAGCGAAAGCGAGTGATGGAAAGCGTTGCAGACGGTGAAAGAATCCTGGACATGTTCTGTGGAATCGGACCGTTTCCTATTGTCATTGCAAAAAACAGGAATGTTGACATCACTGCAGTAGACATCAACGATGAGGCAATCAAATACCTTGATGAGAACATTGAGTTGAACAAGCTAAAGGGCAGCATAAAAACATATTGCGGAGATGTCCGTGAGGTGAGCGAATCATTTAACTCAAAGTTCGACAGGATAATCATGAATCTTCCTGGACTTGCATACACTTTCCTTGATGTTGCATTTGATTTGATTGAAGAAAATGGAATAATCAACTATTATGAGTTCTCAGATTCATATGAACAGGGAATAGAACGATTAAATGATGCAGCAGCAAAATCTGGAAAAGAAGTAAAAATAATCAACTGCAGAAAGGTAAAATCAACATCACCTGGCGAATGGCACGTTGCCATCGACGGAAAAATAGTAAAAAAATAGAAAAGAATTGAACTTTCCTATCTAGAATTGGATCCTGTTACCGGTCCAATCGTCATCATCATTAAATGCATTGAATTTCTTTTCGTCTTCAATATACTGTTCCATATCACGGTATAGTTTTACTCTGAAAATGTCCGGATAAGCAATATATAACATGTCTCCGTTGTCACGGGTTTCTTTTACGTAAGTTTCTTCAAATTCAATGATTGTATCTTCTTCTTTGTTGAAATGATGGACCTCATTTGCACATAATATCTTGAAGTGTACAAAGTCATCTTTTAACAATTCCTTAACCAAGTCTTTTATTAAAGGTGGGTAGTCCTTACCCTTACCGCTTTTAATTTCCATATAATCCCTCATATTGTCATTTAACTATTATCAAATCTTTAATTTAAAGAGTTGTAATGTTATATTTACATTTGGAATTCATTGCATAAATATTTATATATCCCACAATCTAGATTGGGTCGATGATTCCCTTTTCCGTAATGATTCCGGTTATCAGTTCCTTTGGAGTTATGTCAAATGCAGGGTTGATGACCTCAGTCCCTTCAGGACATATTCTGGCTCCGCCATAATATCTTACC
Proteins encoded in this window:
- a CDS encoding transposase, which gives rise to WEFDYNLQIGVDEYKGIIVSSSLTQNPTDVFELIPQIEQIKEIFGALAPNTQISADNGYSTNENIDYLVENHLDGYISTRKLSRKLKKINKKDKPFGKDKFIFDHEKNTYICPMGQILENQKSYKNNSRIAYWTNNCKTCPKHQECCGKRYNRIITDYGNPNKIKMLRKMETDWAQEIYKKRSKTAEWPFGNIKQNLKVTEFNTTGLKRTQTEAKLLAISHNLKRIYNETIQNELIHQNNKQNT
- the dph5 gene encoding diphthine synthase gives rise to the protein MFYLVGLGLFDEKDISLKGLECLKNVDKIYAEFFTSRLFGSSFEAIEELVGQEIEVLVRGEVEEEHKFIEEAKTSDVALVTGGDPLIATTHSDFLVQCSKKGIDYEVIHGSSILSSAPAISGLQGYKFGKVTTIPFPDYNFYPKSPYEAIEENLKMDLHTLVLLDIQAHKDRYMTVNQGLEYLMNIKNDLDREGLITEDTLAMGIARVGSNDVVVRAGRISELIDFDFGGPLHCIIIPSKLHIVEAEYLVEIAGADESILDDV
- a CDS encoding GNAT family N-acetyltransferase, encoding MDCFLKKFNELSLDELYGIIKLRLEVFVVEQDCVYQDLDDKDQVSYHLFLKDNDEIIAVLRIIPENVSFDEMAIGRLIVKKPYRGRGLSKMMMEKAIEFITSDLGKDRIRLSGQAYLTDFYIGLGFRKVSDEYLEDGIKHFEFLYGA
- a CDS encoding class I SAM-dependent methyltransferase — protein: MKCVKVPLRQLNDTRIKLMENGLMNMEYRIKASDEWGYIPINEDIDDYEIVDIELEPMKKVPHNFSELLKDELSEKEIDGLRTSFDTIGDVVILEIPEDLQDKKLKIGEAALKFTKRKAIYMKKSAVKGTTRVRELEFLAGVDDSVTIHKEHGARLKLDVRKVYFSPRLATERKRVMESVADGERILDMFCGIGPFPIVIAKNRNVDITAVDINDEAIKYLDENIELNKLKGSIKTYCGDVREVSESFNSKFDRIIMNLPGLAYTFLDVAFDLIEENGIINYYEFSDSYEQGIERLNDAAAKSGKEVKIINCRKVKSTSPGEWHVAIDGKIVKK